A window of the Streptomyces sp. JB150 genome harbors these coding sequences:
- a CDS encoding MarR family transcriptional regulator, with protein sequence MTATNGRPDTEDSREAARADTVAAVVRQWRAVRPDLDTAPMEIIGRVNRCAALLQQAEDAPLRRAGLSRPEFDLLGALRRTGHELTPGELARETFSSGAAVTKRLKQLTERGLVERRGDTRDRRVAHVRLTDAGRELVDAILPDQLAYESAVLSGVGSAEQGELAALLGALLTQLEGRLGAVRRT encoded by the coding sequence ATGACGGCGACGAACGGGCGGCCGGACACGGAAGACAGCCGCGAGGCCGCACGAGCCGACACCGTGGCCGCCGTCGTACGGCAGTGGCGCGCCGTCCGTCCGGACCTCGACACCGCGCCCATGGAGATCATCGGCCGGGTCAACCGCTGCGCCGCCCTCCTCCAGCAGGCCGAGGACGCCCCGCTGCGCCGGGCCGGACTCAGCCGGCCCGAGTTCGACCTGCTCGGCGCGCTGCGCCGCACCGGCCACGAGCTGACGCCGGGCGAACTGGCTCGGGAGACCTTCTCCTCGGGCGCCGCCGTCACCAAACGGCTCAAGCAGCTCACCGAGCGCGGCCTGGTCGAGCGGCGCGGCGACACCCGCGACCGCCGGGTGGCCCACGTCCGCCTCACGGACGCCGGACGCGAACTGGTCGACGCCATCCTGCCGGACCAACTGGCCTACGAGAGCGCCGTCCTGTCCGGCGTGGGCAGCGCCGAACAGGGCGAACTCGCGGCCCTGCTCGGCGCGCTCCTCACCCAGCTGGAGGGACGCCTGGGCGCGGTGCGGCGCACCTGA
- a CDS encoding ABC transporter ATP-binding protein produces the protein MTNAESVRVRPYAGAFAAVIVLQVLGAVAGLAPLYAIVELGRALLAPGPVDDGHVRFVVVAGVAGLFVRLLFTAAAAAVGHLLDGRVQLALRRALAARLGRVPMGWLSRRRSGELARLVGEDVGAVHPFIAHTPGELASAFVVPLVSLVYLFTVDWRLTLITLVPVVAAVALVPLMMTPARLREQADFDTAVTRIAGAAVEFVQGIAVVKAFGGGERAHRAFRAAADDFVAAFRRWVHGISPVAAGMQLALSPPFVLLTVLLGGTALITGGGLAPADLLPFLLLGLGLTAPVAALGHGFDEAQAARRAVGRIREVLAVEPLPEPARPVAPRGHRVELRGVRFAYDPGHEVLRGIDLVLEPGTVTALVGPSGSGKSTLVRLLPRFADPTGGSVRLGGVDLRELGSRELYRRVSFVFQDVRLLRASVTDNIALAVPDAGPEEVARAARLAGIHERVLELPYGYDTVIGKHARLSGGEAQRIALARALLADTPVLVLDEATSFADPHTERAVRRALETVRGDRTVLVIAHRLETVLGADTVAVLEDGVVVEHGSPADLLAADGAFAALWRSRRAGEAAVPGTAETEAAETETAEAVVREGAVPEAAEAVLQERAGERR, from the coding sequence ATGACCAACGCCGAATCCGTGCGGGTGCGCCCGTACGCGGGGGCCTTCGCCGCCGTGATCGTGCTCCAGGTCCTCGGCGCCGTGGCCGGGCTCGCTCCGCTGTACGCCATCGTGGAGCTGGGCCGCGCCCTGCTCGCGCCCGGTCCGGTCGACGACGGCCACGTCCGGTTCGTCGTGGTCGCGGGCGTGGCGGGCCTGTTCGTCCGGCTGCTGTTCACCGCGGCCGCGGCAGCCGTCGGTCATCTGCTGGACGGGCGGGTGCAGCTGGCGCTGCGCCGCGCGCTGGCGGCACGGCTGGGGCGGGTGCCGATGGGCTGGCTGTCCCGCCGCCGCAGCGGTGAACTGGCCAGGCTGGTGGGCGAGGACGTCGGCGCCGTCCATCCGTTCATCGCCCACACCCCCGGCGAGCTGGCGTCGGCGTTCGTCGTGCCGCTGGTGTCGCTGGTCTACCTGTTCACCGTCGACTGGCGGCTGACGCTGATCACGCTGGTCCCGGTGGTCGCGGCGGTGGCGCTGGTCCCGCTGATGATGACCCCGGCCCGGTTGCGCGAACAGGCCGACTTCGACACGGCGGTGACGCGGATCGCCGGTGCGGCCGTGGAGTTCGTCCAGGGCATCGCGGTGGTCAAGGCGTTCGGCGGGGGCGAGCGCGCCCACCGCGCGTTCCGCGCCGCCGCCGACGACTTCGTCGCCGCCTTCCGTCGCTGGGTGCACGGGATCTCCCCGGTCGCCGCGGGGATGCAGCTGGCGCTGTCACCCCCGTTCGTGCTGCTGACCGTGCTGCTGGGCGGAACCGCACTGATCACCGGCGGCGGCCTGGCCCCGGCCGATCTGCTGCCGTTCCTGCTGCTCGGACTCGGGCTGACCGCGCCCGTGGCGGCGCTCGGGCACGGTTTCGACGAGGCGCAGGCCGCCCGCCGCGCGGTCGGCCGGATCCGCGAGGTTCTCGCCGTGGAGCCGCTGCCGGAGCCGGCGCGGCCGGTCGCGCCGCGCGGCCACCGGGTGGAGCTGCGGGGCGTCCGCTTCGCCTACGACCCCGGCCACGAGGTGCTGCGCGGGATCGACCTCGTGCTGGAGCCGGGGACGGTCACCGCACTCGTCGGGCCGTCGGGCAGCGGCAAGTCCACGCTGGTGCGGCTGCTGCCGCGGTTCGCCGACCCGACCGGCGGCTCCGTCCGCCTCGGCGGTGTCGACCTGCGCGAGCTGGGCAGCCGCGAGCTGTACCGGCGGGTGTCCTTCGTCTTCCAGGACGTCCGCCTGCTGCGCGCCTCGGTCACGGACAACATCGCGCTGGCGGTACCGGACGCCGGCCCCGAGGAGGTGGCGCGCGCCGCCCGGCTGGCCGGCATCCACGAGCGCGTGCTGGAACTGCCGTACGGATACGACACGGTGATCGGCAAGCACGCCCGGCTCTCCGGCGGCGAGGCGCAACGGATCGCGCTCGCCCGGGCGTTGCTGGCGGACACGCCGGTCCTCGTGCTCGACGAGGCGACCTCGTTCGCCGACCCGCACACCGAGCGGGCGGTGCGCCGCGCCCTGGAGACGGTGCGGGGCGACCGTACGGTCCTGGTCATCGCCCACCGGCTGGAGACCGTCCTCGGCGCCGACACCGTCGCCGTGCTGGAGGACGGGGTCGTCGTGGAGCACGGCAGCCCGGCCGATCTGCTCGCCGCCGACGGGGCCTTCGCCGCGCTGTGGCGCTCGCGCCGCGCGGGGGAGGCGGCGGTCCCCGGGACGGCGGAGACGGAGGCGGCGGAGACGGAGACGGCGGAGGCGGTGGTCCGGGAGGGGGCGGTCCCGGAGGCGGCGGAGGCGGTGCTCCAGGAGAGGGCCGGTGAGCGGCGGTGA
- a CDS encoding ABC transporter ATP-binding protein — translation MIRMLLRVLGDRYARPMRRTLALMTATAVTEGLSYALLVPVLRALLGDTPEDAWPWLGAFGGAVAAYAVLRYVSDLSGFRVGTALLRGVYHRLGDHLARLPLGWYGAARVGEVSVLAGQGVLRAMSVIAHLLAPLVSATVTPLTVVVVILAFDWRLGLAALAAVPLVAATQILTGRAAATEDAERAARDHEATERVVEYLQAQPVLRAGGRTAERFRLLDDALRQVRHASRRATLSALPGALGLTLTVQAVFTAVLVLGARLPLGGDIGAAEVLTVLVLAARCADPLLSLADLGGRLRGARGELARLDALLRTEPLPRAAVPVGPAGNAIEFDSVVFRHGGRTVIDGLSLSVPEGQRLAVVGPSGAGKTTLLQLLARFHDVEAGAVRVGGADVRAIDTETLMARFAIVFQDVYLFDGTIEDNVRLGRPGATAAQVRAAAAAARLDEVVERLPDGWATRVGEGGARLSGGERQRVSIARALLKDAPVVLLDEVTSALDPVGEAAVHAGIERLMAGRTVVMVAHRMRTVRHADRIVFLDAGRVVEEGGHEELLRRGGRYAEFWHLSLAPAAEA, via the coding sequence ATGATCCGCATGCTGCTGCGCGTGCTGGGCGACCGGTACGCCCGCCCGATGCGCCGCACCCTTGCCCTGATGACGGCGACCGCGGTCACCGAGGGTCTGTCGTACGCGCTGCTGGTGCCCGTGCTGCGGGCGCTGCTCGGGGACACCCCAGAGGACGCCTGGCCCTGGCTGGGCGCGTTCGGCGGCGCGGTGGCGGCCTACGCGGTGCTGCGCTACGTCAGCGACCTGTCGGGGTTCCGCGTGGGCACCGCGCTGCTGCGCGGCGTGTACCACCGCCTGGGCGACCATCTGGCCCGGCTGCCGCTCGGCTGGTACGGCGCGGCACGGGTCGGAGAGGTGTCCGTGCTGGCCGGTCAGGGCGTCCTGCGGGCGATGAGCGTGATCGCGCACCTGCTGGCGCCGCTCGTCTCCGCCACCGTCACGCCGCTGACGGTCGTCGTCGTGATCCTCGCGTTCGACTGGCGGCTGGGCCTGGCCGCGCTGGCCGCCGTGCCGCTCGTCGCGGCGACGCAGATCCTCACCGGGCGGGCGGCGGCCACCGAGGACGCGGAGCGTGCCGCCCGCGACCACGAGGCCACCGAAAGGGTCGTCGAGTACCTCCAGGCGCAGCCGGTGCTACGGGCCGGCGGCCGGACCGCCGAGCGGTTCCGGCTGCTGGACGACGCCCTGCGGCAGGTGCGGCACGCCTCCCGCCGCGCCACGCTGTCGGCGCTGCCCGGCGCGCTGGGTCTGACCCTCACGGTCCAGGCCGTGTTCACCGCGGTGCTGGTGCTGGGGGCGCGGCTCCCGCTCGGCGGGGACATCGGGGCCGCGGAGGTGCTGACGGTCCTGGTGCTGGCCGCCCGCTGCGCGGATCCGCTGCTGTCGCTGGCCGACCTCGGCGGCAGGCTGCGCGGCGCGCGCGGCGAACTGGCCCGGCTGGACGCGCTGCTGCGCACCGAGCCGCTGCCGCGGGCGGCCGTCCCGGTGGGACCGGCGGGCAATGCCATCGAGTTCGACTCGGTGGTGTTCCGGCACGGCGGTCGCACGGTGATCGACGGACTGTCGCTGTCCGTGCCCGAGGGTCAGCGGCTGGCCGTGGTGGGGCCGTCGGGCGCGGGCAAGACGACGCTGCTGCAGCTGCTGGCACGGTTCCACGACGTGGAAGCGGGCGCGGTCCGGGTCGGCGGTGCGGACGTACGCGCGATCGACACCGAGACGCTGATGGCGCGGTTCGCCATCGTCTTCCAGGACGTCTACCTCTTCGACGGCACGATCGAGGACAACGTGCGCCTGGGACGCCCCGGCGCCACCGCGGCACAGGTGCGGGCGGCCGCGGCCGCCGCGCGGCTGGACGAGGTCGTGGAGCGGCTGCCCGACGGCTGGGCGACGCGTGTCGGCGAGGGCGGTGCGCGCCTGTCGGGCGGGGAGCGTCAGCGCGTCTCGATCGCCCGGGCGCTGCTGAAGGACGCGCCGGTGGTGCTGCTGGACGAAGTGACCTCCGCGCTGGACCCGGTCGGCGAGGCGGCCGTGCACGCCGGCATCGAGCGCCTGATGGCGGGGCGGACGGTGGTGATGGTGGCCCACCGGATGCGCACCGTCCGGCACGCCGACCGCATCGTCTTCCTGGACGCCGGCCGCGTGGTCGAGGAGGGCGGTCACGAGGAACTGCTGCGCCGCGGCGGCCGTTACGCCGAGTTCTGGCACCTGTCCCTGGCGCCGGCGGCCGAGGCCTGA
- a CDS encoding VOC family protein, with the protein MKLDAPVTGGPCWAELATSDPEAAQRFYARLFGWRCATDPRQEAGGYTVAHLGDAAVAALAPLYQEPQPVAWNVSFAVADADATALLVEEAGGRVLLGPMDVFDLGRFAVALDPGGAAFQLWQAGEFPGAGVFNAPGSLGWVELLTRDPARAERFYTTVFGWTVRPSEHYPQWGVGGADFGGMITMDDKFPHEVPPHWLPYFAVADVDACAATAAGAGGTVLMAPTSVPEGPRIAVLRDPQAAVFGVYRAGDHD; encoded by the coding sequence ATGAAGCTCGACGCGCCGGTGACCGGCGGGCCCTGCTGGGCGGAGCTGGCCACCAGTGACCCGGAGGCGGCGCAGCGGTTCTACGCGCGGCTGTTCGGGTGGCGGTGCGCGACCGATCCGCGGCAGGAGGCGGGCGGTTACACCGTCGCGCACCTCGGGGACGCGGCGGTCGCGGCGCTGGCCCCGCTCTACCAGGAGCCGCAGCCGGTGGCGTGGAACGTGTCGTTCGCCGTGGCCGACGCGGACGCCACGGCCTTGCTGGTCGAGGAGGCGGGCGGACGGGTACTGCTCGGGCCCATGGACGTGTTCGACCTGGGCCGTTTCGCGGTGGCGCTCGACCCGGGCGGCGCGGCCTTCCAGCTGTGGCAGGCAGGCGAGTTCCCCGGCGCCGGGGTGTTCAACGCGCCCGGCTCGCTGGGCTGGGTGGAGCTGCTGACCCGCGACCCGGCCCGCGCGGAGCGCTTCTACACCACGGTCTTCGGCTGGACGGTGCGCCCCTCGGAGCACTATCCGCAGTGGGGCGTCGGCGGGGCCGACTTCGGCGGCATGATCACCATGGACGACAAGTTCCCGCACGAGGTGCCGCCGCACTGGCTGCCGTACTTCGCGGTCGCCGACGTCGACGCCTGCGCCGCCACGGCGGCCGGCGCGGGCGGCACGGTGCTCATGGCGCCCACGTCGGTGCCCGAGGGCCCGCGCATCGCGGTGCTGCGCGATCCGCAGGCCGCCGTGTTCGGCGTGTACCGGGCCGGCGACCACGACTGA
- a CDS encoding M56 family metallopeptidase, with amino-acid sequence MMVPAALLLLGALTAVAAPRLLARADWPDREPVVALWVWQCVVAAVLLCCALSMVLSAAAAWQAVRGHVFAPAPRAVVEAYALGAAGPWAATTAVALALGGVWSAAMLVREVVRARARRRRRRAELSLRAPLLPGEQFERGRLVVLEGERPDAWWLPGTAPRLVVTTAAVRRLKGRQLDAVLAHEQGHARARHDWLLHCSAALAGGFPPVPVFAAFRDEMHRLVELAADDMASRRFGRLTTALALVELNEDRGVFAPAPAGHADVPRRVHRLLTPPDRLTAARRLRLTAAAALVPVVPVLVAFVPGLRALG; translated from the coding sequence ATGATGGTCCCCGCGGCATTGCTGCTGCTCGGCGCCCTGACCGCCGTGGCGGCACCCCGGTTGCTCGCCCGCGCCGACTGGCCGGACCGCGAACCGGTGGTGGCCCTGTGGGTGTGGCAGTGCGTGGTGGCGGCGGTCCTGCTGTGCTGCGCGCTGTCGATGGTCCTCAGCGCGGCGGCCGCCTGGCAGGCCGTACGGGGCCATGTGTTCGCCCCGGCGCCCCGCGCGGTGGTGGAGGCGTACGCGCTCGGCGCGGCCGGCCCCTGGGCGGCGACCACCGCGGTGGCACTGGCCCTCGGCGGGGTGTGGAGCGCGGCCATGCTGGTCCGTGAGGTGGTACGGGCCCGGGCCCGCCGTCGCCGGCGGCGCGCCGAACTCTCCCTGCGGGCCCCGCTGCTGCCCGGCGAGCAGTTCGAGCGGGGACGGCTCGTCGTGCTGGAGGGCGAGCGTCCGGACGCCTGGTGGCTGCCGGGTACGGCTCCCCGGCTCGTCGTGACCACCGCGGCGGTGCGCCGCCTCAAGGGGCGGCAGCTGGACGCCGTACTCGCCCATGAGCAGGGACACGCGCGGGCCCGGCACGACTGGCTGCTGCACTGCTCGGCGGCGCTGGCGGGCGGGTTCCCGCCGGTGCCGGTGTTCGCGGCGTTCCGCGACGAGATGCACCGGCTGGTGGAGCTGGCCGCCGACGACATGGCGTCGCGGCGCTTCGGCCGGCTGACGACCGCGCTGGCGCTGGTCGAACTCAACGAGGACCGGGGCGTGTTCGCACCCGCACCGGCCGGGCACGCGGACGTCCCGCGGCGGGTGCACCGCCTGCTCACTCCCCCGGACCGGCTCACCGCGGCGCGCCGGCTGCGGCTGACCGCGGCGGCGGCGCTGGTGCCGGTGGTTCCGGTGCTGGTGGCGTTCGTGCCGGGGCTGCGGGCGCTGGGCTAG
- a CDS encoding aldo/keto reductase — protein MRYTLFGRTGLRVSELSLGAMVMGDGLDHGSDEDTSARLLDAYAEAGGNFVDTADIYGKGASERLLGRLLEGRRDEFVLASKYTCGTRDGDVNAAGNHRKNLVRSVEASLERLRTDRLDVLWVHARDHFTPVEEVMRALDDLVRAGKVLYIGASDWAAWEIAQACTLAELRGWTAFAGSQLRYNLLERTPERELLPQARAFDQAVLAWAPLAAGKLTGKYLRGEAGRLGASGGTAGAREEAVVRTVVEIAEQGGWSPAQVALAWLLGRPGNVVPIVAATRESQLADNLGAVDVRLDADAVARLDEVSAVPLGFPHDFLREPGVTRTVYGDRWERIDERRSTYRRSVHDVL, from the coding sequence GTGCGGTACACACTGTTCGGCAGGACCGGGCTGCGGGTGAGCGAGCTGAGCCTCGGCGCGATGGTCATGGGCGACGGCCTGGACCACGGCTCCGACGAGGACACCAGCGCACGGCTCCTCGACGCCTACGCGGAGGCCGGCGGCAACTTCGTCGACACCGCCGACATCTACGGCAAGGGCGCCTCGGAGCGGCTCCTGGGCCGGCTGCTGGAGGGGCGGCGCGACGAGTTCGTCCTGGCCAGCAAGTACACGTGCGGCACCCGGGACGGCGATGTCAATGCCGCCGGCAACCACCGCAAGAATCTGGTGCGGTCGGTGGAGGCCAGTCTGGAACGGCTGCGCACCGACCGGCTGGACGTGCTGTGGGTGCACGCCCGTGACCACTTCACCCCCGTCGAGGAGGTGATGCGCGCCCTCGACGACCTGGTGCGCGCCGGGAAGGTGCTCTACATCGGCGCATCCGACTGGGCGGCGTGGGAGATCGCGCAGGCCTGCACCCTGGCCGAGCTGCGCGGCTGGACGGCGTTCGCGGGTTCCCAGCTGCGCTACAACCTGCTGGAGCGCACCCCGGAGCGGGAACTGCTGCCGCAGGCGCGGGCGTTCGACCAGGCGGTCCTGGCCTGGGCGCCGCTGGCGGCCGGGAAGCTGACCGGCAAGTACCTGCGCGGCGAGGCGGGCCGGCTCGGCGCGTCCGGCGGTACGGCCGGTGCGCGCGAGGAGGCCGTCGTCCGCACCGTCGTGGAGATCGCCGAGCAGGGCGGCTGGTCCCCGGCGCAGGTGGCGCTGGCCTGGCTGCTGGGCCGGCCCGGGAACGTAGTGCCAATCGTGGCGGCGACCAGGGAGAGCCAGCTCGCCGACAACCTGGGCGCGGTCGACGTCCGGCTCGACGCCGACGCCGTGGCCCGCCTCGACGAGGTGAGCGCCGTACCGCTGGGCTTCCCGCACGACTTCCTGCGGGAGCCCGGGGTGACCCGGACCGTCTACGGGGACCGGTGGGAGCGGATCGACGAGCGGCGCTCCACGTACCGGCGCAGCGTCCACGACGTCCTCTGA
- a CDS encoding phosphatase PAP2 family protein translates to MHTGSVDSPPRPPQHRRAVRAGTGLALGSLLLIALVAAEWGPLLSLDGEIARTTHRWAVDAPGLTQACRILTDWVWDPNTMRILCGVTAVALVWRFRARWTAAWLVVTVALGTALQQSVKAGVGRARPVWPDPVDSAHYAAFPSGHAMSAVVVCGLLLWLLRRHGVGAALWRTAVGVAVVSVTGVGLTRIWLGVHWPTDVLGGWLLGAAWVALAVAVHQRLRP, encoded by the coding sequence ATGCACACCGGTTCCGTCGACTCCCCGCCCCGCCCTCCGCAGCACCGCCGCGCCGTGCGCGCGGGCACCGGTCTGGCACTGGGCTCGCTGCTGCTGATCGCCCTGGTCGCCGCCGAGTGGGGGCCGCTGCTGTCGCTCGACGGCGAGATCGCCCGCACCACCCACCGCTGGGCGGTCGACGCGCCGGGCCTGACGCAGGCGTGCCGCATTCTGACGGACTGGGTGTGGGATCCGAACACGATGCGGATCCTGTGCGGGGTGACCGCGGTCGCGCTGGTGTGGCGGTTCAGAGCGCGGTGGACGGCGGCGTGGCTGGTGGTGACGGTGGCGCTCGGCACGGCGCTGCAGCAGTCCGTGAAGGCCGGGGTGGGCCGCGCCCGCCCGGTCTGGCCGGACCCGGTCGACTCCGCCCACTACGCGGCCTTCCCGTCCGGTCACGCCATGTCCGCCGTGGTGGTGTGCGGCCTGCTCCTGTGGCTGCTGCGCCGCCACGGCGTGGGCGCCGCGCTGTGGCGTACGGCGGTGGGCGTGGCGGTGGTCTCGGTGACCGGCGTGGGGTTGACGCGGATCTGGCTCGGCGTGCACTGGCCGACCGACGTGCTCGGCGGCTGGCTCCTGGGCGCGGCCTGGGTGGCCCTGGCGGTCGCCGTGCACCAGCGCCTGCGGCCATGA
- a CDS encoding DUF5134 domain-containing protein: MHGPAASGWLMVALCAATGAYCLLRMRSTVEEQRSAAGAEALMGFGMAVMAVPSTAFTPPGWAWAGYAAVFGAAVPHALWAVRRGAHHLHHLMGAAAMVYMAVAMASSAPGHHHGGGDSGVPLVTGALLLYFAGYVLLSGARLVPAVAVAAGPAPPGWADRPELARACRLSMAIAMVAMLLTM, encoded by the coding sequence GTGCACGGACCTGCTGCGTCCGGCTGGCTGATGGTCGCGCTGTGCGCGGCGACCGGCGCCTACTGCCTGCTGCGGATGCGCAGCACCGTGGAGGAACAGCGCAGTGCCGCGGGCGCCGAGGCCCTGATGGGGTTCGGCATGGCCGTGATGGCGGTGCCGTCGACGGCGTTCACGCCGCCCGGCTGGGCCTGGGCCGGCTACGCCGCGGTGTTCGGCGCGGCCGTGCCGCACGCCCTGTGGGCGGTGCGACGCGGCGCCCACCATCTGCACCACCTGATGGGAGCCGCGGCCATGGTGTACATGGCGGTCGCCATGGCGTCGTCCGCCCCCGGCCACCACCACGGCGGCGGCGACTCGGGCGTGCCGCTGGTGACGGGGGCGCTGCTGCTGTACTTCGCCGGGTACGTCCTGCTGTCCGGGGCCCGGCTGGTGCCGGCCGTCGCGGTCGCCGCGGGCCCCGCACCGCCCGGCTGGGCCGACCGGCCCGAACTGGCGCGGGCATGCCGGCTGTCGATGGCGATCGCGATGGTGGCGATGCTGCTGACCATGTGA
- a CDS encoding TetR/AcrR family transcriptional regulator C-terminal domain-containing protein, translating to MTAHRARGQRAGLTRQAVLEAAVRLVDREGMKALSMRRLGAELGVEAMTLYHYVPNKTALLDGMIEQVVAEAVPPQFGAATWREDLRAYAHALMAVLAAHPHAVPLLLSRPAMTPRNLRTMEAVVTMLHEAGFPLRRTLDILYSLTGFVVGQAAAQAGGVDGGGELAALDQDAYPLLVAAAREAGEDAAGERFEFALDALLSGFERELALTRA from the coding sequence ATGACGGCCCACAGGGCTCGCGGGCAGCGCGCGGGGCTCACCCGGCAGGCGGTCCTGGAGGCGGCCGTACGCCTGGTCGACCGCGAGGGGATGAAGGCGCTGTCCATGCGCCGGCTCGGCGCCGAACTGGGCGTGGAGGCGATGACCCTCTACCACTACGTGCCGAACAAGACCGCCCTGCTGGACGGGATGATCGAGCAGGTTGTCGCCGAGGCCGTACCCCCACAGTTCGGCGCCGCCACCTGGCGGGAGGACCTGCGGGCCTACGCCCACGCGCTGATGGCCGTGCTGGCCGCGCACCCGCACGCCGTGCCGCTGCTGCTGTCCCGGCCCGCCATGACGCCCCGCAACCTGCGGACGATGGAGGCCGTCGTCACGATGCTGCACGAGGCGGGCTTCCCGCTGCGCCGGACCCTCGACATCCTCTACTCCCTGACCGGCTTCGTCGTCGGCCAGGCCGCCGCGCAGGCGGGCGGCGTCGACGGCGGCGGCGAACTGGCCGCGCTGGACCAGGACGCCTACCCGCTGCTGGTCGCGGCCGCCCGGGAGGCGGGCGAGGACGCGGCCGGGGAACGCTTCGAGTTCGCGCTCGACGCGCTGCTGTCCGGTTTCGAGCGGGAACTGGCGCTCACGCGCGCGTGA
- a CDS encoding FUSC family protein: MPVRPLPLTGALRVGRPSDIWFKPALSVVVSIAPPNLTLLALGRLDLAVYTMAGSLCALYAHDRPYAARARVLAGVVLGMLGGLAVALVTASLTGNALVLVTVGALLAAAQKALCDATRLGPPGNVVLTFVSSAALFAPQHLGQVPGHLALGLAAGGWAWLVCMAPGLLRPHGPERRATARALNAAAAYAATGGTGPGHARARTAANAAVLAARQALLAGGARSAPARPALAHLLLRAEVALAAPADADPDRLRARARALRGTGPVPYDGAPAPVEPDAAECPAERLRHRLAPLTPIAARTALGCALAGYGSLALGIGRPYWALVTAAALYQANLTLTWSRSVQRVVGNLAGVLVFAAVAPLARLGQAALILCCLAFSFGAEALISRNYWLGSVCVTPMALLITEFTGYQDPGELVTERVVDTLVGALLGLAAAVAVTNRRAGPRLEHALAAAERARERAARLLAEPHPAPGALEAARQSLAAALAELRAAADAAAGERCRRTPPADRVDRAEQAGHRTLAETVRRRGLILDGPADTPATDAVRTAPDRGTHARPDQDETTEEPRP, translated from the coding sequence ATGCCCGTCCGTCCCCTCCCGCTCACCGGTGCCCTGCGCGTCGGCCGCCCGTCCGACATCTGGTTCAAGCCCGCGCTCAGCGTCGTTGTCTCCATCGCGCCGCCCAACCTGACCCTGCTGGCCCTCGGCCGCCTCGACCTGGCCGTGTACACGATGGCCGGCTCCCTGTGCGCGCTCTACGCCCACGACCGCCCCTACGCCGCCCGCGCCCGCGTCCTGGCCGGGGTGGTGCTCGGCATGCTCGGCGGGCTCGCGGTCGCCCTCGTCACCGCTTCGCTCACGGGCAACGCGCTCGTGCTCGTCACCGTCGGCGCGCTGCTCGCCGCCGCGCAGAAGGCGCTGTGCGACGCCACCCGCCTCGGCCCGCCCGGGAACGTGGTGCTCACCTTCGTCAGCTCCGCCGCCCTGTTCGCCCCGCAGCACCTCGGCCAGGTGCCCGGCCATCTCGCGCTGGGCCTCGCGGCGGGCGGCTGGGCCTGGCTGGTGTGCATGGCGCCCGGCCTGCTCCGCCCCCACGGACCCGAGCGCCGCGCCACCGCCCGGGCCCTGAACGCCGCCGCCGCGTACGCCGCCACCGGCGGCACCGGCCCCGGCCACGCCCGCGCGCGTACGGCCGCCAACGCCGCCGTACTCGCCGCCCGGCAGGCGCTGCTCGCCGGCGGCGCCCGCTCGGCGCCCGCACGCCCCGCCCTCGCGCACCTCCTCCTGCGCGCCGAGGTCGCCCTCGCCGCCCCCGCCGACGCCGACCCGGACCGGCTGCGCGCCCGGGCCCGCGCGCTGCGCGGCACCGGTCCCGTGCCGTACGACGGCGCCCCCGCACCCGTCGAGCCGGACGCCGCCGAGTGCCCCGCCGAGCGGCTGCGGCACCGGCTGGCCCCGCTCACCCCCATCGCCGCCCGCACGGCCCTCGGCTGCGCCCTCGCCGGATACGGCTCCCTCGCCCTCGGCATCGGCCGCCCCTACTGGGCCCTCGTCACCGCCGCCGCCCTCTACCAGGCGAACCTCACCCTCACCTGGAGCCGGAGCGTGCAGCGCGTGGTCGGCAACCTCGCCGGTGTCCTCGTCTTCGCCGCCGTCGCCCCGCTCGCCCGTCTCGGGCAGGCCGCCCTAATCCTGTGCTGTCTGGCGTTCAGCTTCGGCGCCGAGGCGCTGATCAGCCGCAACTACTGGCTCGGCAGCGTCTGCGTGACCCCGATGGCGCTGCTCATCACCGAGTTCACCGGCTACCAGGACCCCGGCGAACTGGTCACCGAGCGGGTCGTGGACACCCTCGTCGGCGCGCTGCTCGGCCTGGCCGCCGCCGTCGCGGTCACCAACCGCCGCGCCGGCCCCCGCCTGGAGCACGCGCTCGCCGCGGCCGAACGCGCCCGCGAGCGCGCCGCCCGCCTCCTCGCCGAACCGCACCCGGCCCCCGGCGCCCTGGAGGCGGCCCGCCAGTCTCTCGCCGCCGCCCTGGCCGAGCTGCGCGCCGCCGCCGACGCCGCGGCCGGCGAGCGGTGCCGGCGCACCCCGCCCGCGGACCGGGTCGACCGCGCCGAGCAGGCCGGACACCGTACCCTCGCCGAGACGGTACGCCGCCGCGGCCTCATCCTGGACGGACCAGCGGACACCCCGGCGACGGACGCCGTCCGCACCGCACCGGACCGCGGCACCCACGCCCGGCCGGACCAGGACGAGACCACGGAGGAACCACGGCCATGA